A window of the Candidatus Paraluminiphilus aquimaris genome harbors these coding sequences:
- a CDS encoding glycosyl hydrolase family 17 protein — MGKRAGKHHYLIGQDARGAKELDLDSRLQQLLTKKMHGISFSAYTSGQKPGDELSRGQIEHRMALLAPRFNWIRSFSTTQGNEYIPQVAKAMGLSTLVGAWLGKDAKKNRNEIENLIELAHEGAVDVAAVGNEVLYRGDLEEAELLALMAEVKERLPANVPMGYVDAYYEFEDRPQITAACDLLLTNCYPFWEGCALPYATLYMQDMYRRVQKVANGKRVIVSETGWPSAGGKFYGAESSLQGAYLYFLRAMEWAEDDNIEMFYFASFDEEWKIAGDAGEGDVGAHWGLWNQNEQFKYSNLL, encoded by the coding sequence ATGGGTAAGCGAGCAGGAAAACACCATTATTTGATTGGGCAAGATGCGCGTGGCGCGAAGGAACTGGATTTGGATTCGCGGTTGCAGCAGTTGCTCACGAAAAAAATGCACGGTATTTCCTTTAGTGCCTACACAAGCGGCCAAAAACCTGGGGACGAACTGTCGCGTGGCCAAATCGAACATCGAATGGCGCTCCTTGCCCCCCGCTTCAATTGGATTCGCTCCTTCTCGACTACCCAGGGTAATGAGTATATCCCGCAAGTTGCCAAAGCAATGGGACTGAGCACGCTTGTCGGTGCTTGGCTCGGCAAAGATGCAAAGAAGAATCGGAATGAGATTGAAAATCTGATCGAACTTGCCCACGAGGGAGCAGTTGATGTGGCGGCTGTCGGCAACGAAGTCCTGTATCGAGGAGATCTGGAAGAAGCAGAACTTTTGGCTCTCATGGCGGAGGTCAAAGAGCGGCTGCCTGCCAATGTACCCATGGGCTACGTCGATGCGTACTATGAATTCGAGGATCGTCCTCAGATCACAGCGGCCTGTGACCTACTGCTGACCAATTGCTATCCTTTTTGGGAAGGGTGCGCCCTTCCCTATGCGACGCTTTACATGCAGGACATGTATCGGCGGGTACAGAAGGTAGCCAACGGCAAGCGGGTCATCGTGTCCGAGACGGGCTGGCCAAGCGCGGGTGGAAAGTTCTACGGCGCTGAGTCATCCTTACAAGGAGCCTATCTATACTTTCTAAGAGCAATGGAATGGGCAGAAGACGATAACATCGAGATGTTCTACTTCGCCTCGTTTGACGAAGAGTGGAAGATCGCGGGTGATGCTGGTGAAGGTGATGTCGGAGCGCACTGGGGTCTTTGGAATCAAAATGAGCAATTTAAGTACTCGAATCTTTTATAA
- a CDS encoding acetolactate synthase large subunit: MNGADLLIKKLADAGVTACFANPGTSEMQLVAALDKEPRIKAVLGLFEGVVTGAADGFARMTDKPALTLLHLGPGYANGIANLHNASRARVPVLNMIGDHATHHLELDAPLTSDIDGLTSAVCAWTGVSSSSDDLAEVGLKAWQASMAYPGQVTAFVAPANHAWDPATSDAAIPEAPAPNTLSDEQIREAANALRNSDAAALFMGGHALRENGLVQAGRIAEATGARLITETFFTRQQRGAGRVETERLPYFGEMAAEHLQDLDTLVIIGSKPPVSFFAYPGKPGWLSPEGVNLLRMGDHTVDSIDTLTRIANELNAPETVEKVAQRVEHVLEAGPINAVELGKVLANRLPENAIVVDEGATNGLGAFLMTGNAAPHDWLTLTGGAIGAGLPMAVGAALGCPDRKVIGLEADGSAMYTVQALWTMVREDLDIAVLILNNGSYAILNIELARVGVEQPGPTALSLLDLTNPAIEWTDIAKGMGMPAERVDTVDALDSALERAMNERGPRLIEVML; this comes from the coding sequence ATGAATGGTGCAGATCTACTGATAAAAAAGTTAGCGGATGCAGGGGTAACCGCGTGCTTTGCGAACCCTGGCACGTCTGAGATGCAGCTCGTTGCGGCCCTCGACAAGGAGCCACGAATCAAGGCAGTACTAGGGCTTTTCGAGGGTGTCGTAACCGGTGCCGCGGATGGCTTTGCACGTATGACTGACAAACCCGCGCTCACACTGCTTCACTTGGGTCCGGGGTATGCGAACGGTATCGCTAATCTCCATAACGCATCACGCGCGCGCGTCCCCGTGCTGAATATGATTGGTGACCACGCAACTCACCATCTCGAACTCGACGCGCCCCTCACCTCCGATATTGACGGGCTGACATCTGCCGTCTGTGCATGGACAGGTGTATCAAGCAGTTCTGATGACCTCGCAGAAGTGGGATTAAAAGCGTGGCAAGCCAGTATGGCCTATCCGGGCCAAGTGACGGCCTTCGTTGCTCCGGCGAACCACGCTTGGGATCCGGCAACGTCCGATGCAGCGATCCCCGAAGCGCCAGCCCCTAATACGTTGAGTGATGAACAGATACGCGAGGCCGCAAACGCATTGCGTAACAGTGATGCCGCGGCGTTGTTTATGGGTGGTCACGCGCTTCGAGAGAATGGTCTTGTGCAAGCGGGGCGCATCGCAGAAGCGACGGGCGCAAGGCTTATCACGGAGACCTTTTTTACCCGACAACAGCGCGGTGCAGGGAGAGTAGAAACTGAGCGTCTGCCCTACTTTGGCGAGATGGCTGCTGAGCACTTACAAGATTTAGATACGTTAGTCATCATCGGCAGTAAACCGCCGGTCTCATTCTTTGCCTACCCCGGCAAACCCGGGTGGTTATCGCCCGAGGGTGTAAACCTGCTTCGAATGGGCGATCACACCGTTGACTCAATAGACACCCTCACGCGAATCGCCAATGAACTGAATGCGCCAGAGACCGTTGAGAAGGTTGCGCAACGAGTGGAACATGTACTGGAAGCCGGTCCAATTAATGCGGTGGAATTAGGCAAAGTTCTTGCCAATCGGCTTCCAGAAAACGCAATTGTGGTCGACGAAGGTGCGACAAATGGTCTAGGGGCTTTCCTGATGACGGGAAATGCTGCGCCTCACGATTGGCTGACGCTGACAGGCGGTGCCATTGGTGCAGGCTTACCCATGGCGGTTGGGGCCGCCCTTGGCTGTCCAGATCGAAAAGTCATTGGTCTAGAGGCTGACGGATCAGCCATGTACACCGTTCAGGCCCTTTGGACCATGGTCCGTGAGGATTTGGATATTGCAGTATTGATCTTAAACAACGGATCTTACGCCATACTAAATATCGAACTCGCAAGAGTGGGCGTAGAACAGCCAGGCCCCACTGCCCTGTCATTACTGGACCTTACCAACCCCGCTATTGAGTGGACGGATATTGCGAAAGGAATGGGCATGCCAGCTGAGCGTGTCGATACTGTGGATGCGCTCGATAGTGCCCTTGAGCGCGCGATGAATGAGCGAGGTCCTCGCCTTATCGAAGTGATGCTGTAG
- a CDS encoding glycosyl hydrolase family 17 protein, translating into MMQRMPLPYKRAICYSGFRDGQSPDDGVFPSEAEILEDLQLLEGHWDALRVYACDLHTERVLKVIERERLPFTVMLGAYIGAEVNNQGCPWGGVYSEETLEKNRQQNKEELDRAVLWANRYESIVDVVSVGNEATVDWTDHLIDPETVKAYAAYLRSRIPQPVTFCENYVPWLDKLKSLAQELDLIAIHTYPVWEYKTVAEAMDYTRKNYEVVQAAHPGKQIIITEAGWATASNGRGIPPENVGELYQEAYLRELLEWAERERILVYIFEAFDENWKGSDHPLEPEKHWGIYRADRSAKPALSLQR; encoded by the coding sequence ATGATGCAACGTATGCCCCTCCCCTATAAACGTGCCATCTGCTACTCAGGCTTTCGTGACGGGCAGAGCCCAGACGACGGCGTGTTCCCCTCGGAAGCTGAAATACTCGAGGATTTGCAGTTACTCGAGGGGCATTGGGATGCACTTCGTGTCTACGCCTGCGATCTCCATACTGAGCGAGTATTGAAGGTAATTGAGCGAGAACGACTGCCTTTTACTGTCATGCTAGGGGCTTACATTGGCGCCGAGGTGAACAATCAGGGTTGCCCATGGGGAGGCGTCTACAGCGAAGAGACCCTCGAGAAAAATCGTCAGCAGAACAAAGAGGAACTCGATAGAGCTGTTCTTTGGGCTAATCGTTACGAATCCATCGTCGATGTCGTTTCAGTCGGCAATGAAGCAACCGTAGACTGGACCGATCACCTTATTGATCCAGAGACTGTCAAGGCATATGCCGCGTATTTGCGCTCTCGCATTCCTCAGCCTGTCACGTTTTGCGAGAACTATGTCCCCTGGCTCGACAAGCTCAAATCGCTAGCACAAGAGCTTGACTTGATTGCGATTCATACCTATCCCGTCTGGGAATATAAGACCGTCGCAGAAGCGATGGATTACACCCGAAAAAACTACGAGGTCGTGCAAGCGGCGCACCCGGGAAAGCAAATCATCATCACCGAAGCAGGATGGGCAACGGCGTCCAATGGGCGGGGAATTCCGCCCGAAAACGTCGGTGAGCTTTATCAGGAAGCCTATCTTCGGGAATTGCTTGAGTGGGCTGAGCGAGAGCGTATTTTGGTCTATATTTTCGAGGCGTTCGATGAGAACTGGAAAGGGTCCGACCACCCATTGGAACCAGAAAAGCATTGGGGCATTTATCGCGCGGACCGCTCAGCAAAGCCCGCACTCTCGTTACAACGATAA
- a CDS encoding efflux RND transporter permease subunit yields MKTTLNNLAGAGLPSLGVKRPWLVTVMNLLIAIAGLVAMFAIEVRELPDVDEPVVNVRANFPGASPETMDAEVTRILEGAVARVSGVKEVNSNSEEGNTRIRAVFNPSSNVDRAAADVREAISRVQRQLPDSVEQLAVFKADEDAEEIMRVAVMAEGLSEQDLATVVERDVVPAFISLPGVADVPLFGSRRQILRVELDPGRLSTYGLTVTDVRAVLSQAPLDVPAGSFKTSDQTLLVRADAAVDSEADIGNLLLTDKVRLKDVARIAYTPDDATSIVRLNGQRILGVGIVRQAGSNTIQISEGAHKAVARFNAQRDDIKLQVISDEAVFINGAVTEVLRTLGFSVLIVILTIRLFSGSWRFTLVPAVAIPISLLGTLAASWVLGFSINILTLLALVLATGLIVDDAIVVLESIQRRQQRGEGTSASSVLGTQSVFFAVIATTMVLVAVFVPIAFLPGTSGRLFREFGLVLTVAVAISSFVALSLVPALMARLGKSEQIAKTDITQKPNILQRCYAFILTKALNYPWAAAVISVAIAGLAGSAFTQLESEILPTEDRGKINMFARGPAGVGLPYTERQADQIEAIFQPYLDSGVIDRLYSVAGRWDPNIIYLVGTLKPWEERDISQQDIAAEIQPKLSQLPGVTARVYGSNSLNMRGSWRGGIQFVLLGSDYEEIYAAARVYADAIRERLTSVSSPRIDYTPSQAQVAIRIDRERLADLNVSIDELAQTLRVMVDGVQVVDLNGGDQSIPVILKAGKKRIQGPSDLINLFVRSQDGQLIPLSSLVTVVEEGVPDELRRLYQRRSISIDMQTVEGVDLQTAVDDLNALAREVVPPSISVVPEGEAARLGESRRDSLYAYGLALLIVFLVLVAQFESLTSALVIMTIVPFGLAAAIFALFVTGISLNVYSQVGLVMLIGLIAKNGILLVEFADQQRDAGASVREAIENAANIRLRPIAMTLISTVLGALPLILSSGPGAEAREAVGWVVFGGLGLTAFFTLFLTPVIYLGVARFSKPRADSRQKLEQELEVAQEL; encoded by the coding sequence GTGAAAACAACCTTAAATAATCTCGCCGGCGCCGGACTCCCCTCACTTGGGGTGAAACGTCCCTGGTTGGTAACGGTGATGAACCTGCTGATTGCCATCGCCGGTCTGGTAGCCATGTTTGCTATTGAGGTTCGTGAGCTGCCCGATGTCGATGAGCCTGTCGTAAACGTCCGCGCAAACTTCCCAGGCGCCTCACCCGAAACCATGGATGCGGAGGTTACCCGGATCCTCGAGGGCGCCGTGGCGCGTGTAAGCGGTGTGAAAGAGGTTAACTCGAACAGCGAGGAAGGAAACACCCGAATCCGCGCGGTCTTTAACCCAAGTTCAAATGTCGATAGAGCCGCTGCGGATGTTCGGGAGGCCATAAGCCGCGTGCAGCGTCAGTTGCCCGACAGTGTTGAGCAGCTCGCCGTCTTTAAGGCTGACGAGGACGCTGAGGAGATCATGCGGGTCGCCGTAATGGCTGAGGGTCTTTCAGAGCAGGATCTCGCAACAGTCGTCGAAAGAGACGTCGTACCTGCTTTTATTTCACTTCCTGGTGTTGCTGACGTCCCCCTTTTTGGATCCCGCCGCCAAATCCTGCGAGTGGAGCTCGATCCCGGACGCCTGAGCACTTATGGCCTAACGGTGACCGATGTCAGAGCGGTACTTTCTCAGGCGCCCCTTGATGTCCCAGCGGGTAGTTTCAAGACAAGTGACCAGACTCTGCTAGTGCGCGCTGACGCGGCCGTGGACTCGGAGGCCGATATTGGCAACTTGCTCCTCACCGATAAGGTGCGCTTGAAGGATGTGGCGAGAATCGCCTATACACCCGATGACGCCACGTCCATTGTGCGACTCAATGGTCAGCGTATCCTAGGCGTGGGTATCGTGCGACAAGCGGGGTCGAATACGATACAAATTTCGGAGGGCGCCCATAAAGCCGTAGCGCGTTTCAACGCACAGCGCGACGATATAAAGTTGCAGGTCATCTCCGACGAAGCGGTCTTCATCAATGGTGCGGTGACCGAGGTGCTGAGGACACTAGGGTTTTCAGTACTCATCGTGATCCTCACTATCCGATTATTTTCTGGCAGCTGGCGATTTACGCTGGTACCTGCCGTCGCCATCCCTATTTCACTACTGGGGACGCTAGCGGCCAGCTGGGTGCTCGGTTTCTCCATCAACATCCTCACGCTTCTTGCCTTGGTGCTTGCAACAGGGCTGATTGTCGATGACGCTATCGTGGTGCTAGAGAGCATTCAGCGAAGACAGCAGCGCGGTGAAGGCACCAGTGCCTCGTCAGTGCTTGGCACGCAGTCTGTTTTCTTTGCCGTGATAGCCACGACAATGGTACTGGTAGCCGTCTTCGTTCCCATAGCCTTCCTGCCTGGCACCTCGGGTCGATTATTTAGAGAGTTTGGGCTCGTCCTAACGGTTGCTGTTGCGATTTCTTCGTTCGTTGCCTTGTCATTGGTTCCCGCCCTGATGGCTCGTCTGGGCAAATCAGAGCAGATAGCCAAGACAGACATCACTCAGAAGCCCAATATTCTGCAGCGCTGTTACGCATTTATCCTTACAAAGGCACTTAACTACCCGTGGGCCGCGGCCGTGATCTCGGTTGCAATAGCAGGCCTGGCAGGTAGTGCGTTTACTCAGTTGGAAAGCGAGATCCTACCCACCGAGGATCGGGGTAAAATCAATATGTTTGCGCGGGGACCCGCCGGGGTCGGATTGCCTTATACCGAGCGACAAGCTGATCAAATAGAAGCCATCTTTCAACCGTACCTCGACTCTGGCGTCATTGACCGCCTTTACAGCGTTGCGGGACGTTGGGATCCCAACATCATCTACCTTGTTGGCACGTTAAAACCCTGGGAAGAGCGGGATATTTCACAGCAAGATATTGCGGCCGAAATTCAACCTAAGCTGAGTCAACTCCCTGGTGTCACTGCGCGTGTGTATGGCAGTAACAGCCTCAACATGCGAGGCTCGTGGCGCGGCGGTATCCAATTTGTGCTTTTGGGTAGCGACTATGAGGAAATCTACGCGGCAGCGCGGGTCTATGCCGACGCTATTAGAGAGCGGCTTACAAGTGTTTCCAGTCCACGAATCGACTACACGCCCTCCCAAGCCCAAGTCGCTATTCGTATTGACCGAGAGCGACTAGCTGACCTCAATGTGTCCATCGACGAGTTGGCACAAACACTCAGAGTCATGGTTGATGGCGTGCAAGTTGTTGATCTCAATGGGGGCGACCAGTCAATTCCAGTCATTTTGAAAGCGGGCAAAAAACGCATTCAAGGACCGAGCGATCTGATAAATCTGTTTGTACGCTCTCAAGACGGACAACTGATACCCCTTTCCTCCTTGGTCACAGTGGTTGAGGAAGGTGTTCCCGACGAGCTCAGGCGTTTGTATCAGCGACGATCCATCAGTATCGACATGCAAACCGTTGAGGGGGTTGATCTTCAAACTGCTGTCGATGACCTCAACGCATTGGCTCGCGAAGTGGTTCCGCCCAGCATTTCGGTAGTGCCTGAGGGCGAGGCTGCGCGATTAGGCGAGTCCCGGCGTGACTCTCTTTACGCCTACGGTCTCGCACTGCTGATTGTTTTTCTTGTCTTAGTGGCACAATTTGAAAGTCTGACATCTGCACTGGTCATCATGACCATTGTGCCTTTTGGACTTGCTGCCGCCATCTTTGCCCTGTTCGTTACAGGGATATCGCTCAATGTCTATTCCCAAGTCGGTCTCGTTATGCTCATCGGTTTGATAGCGAAAAACGGCATTTTACTGGTGGAATTTGCCGATCAGCAGCGCGATGCAGGCGCCTCAGTGCGAGAAGCGATTGAAAATGCGGCCAATATTCGCCTTCGACCCATCGCAATGACCCTGATCTCGACTGTGCTGGGTGCTCTCCCCCTCATTCTCTCGTCTGGCCCGGGCGCTGAAGCGCGTGAAGCGGTGGGCTGGGTCGTCTTTGGCGGCTTGGGGCTGACGGCATTCTTTACCCTGTTCCTCACCCCTGTCATTTACCTTGGCGTTGCACGATTCTCAAAGCCTCGCGCTGATTCACGGCAGAAGCTGGAGCAGGAACTTGAAGTTGCCCAGGAGCTTTGA
- a CDS encoding efflux RND transporter periplasmic adaptor subunit — protein MATVVAVLSVACSEENEPQSKNSRGSWGSRELPVTTAQIQRAPLIDTIKSVGTARAQQSVTLYPESAGVVSYAKLAPDMPVSKGETLLKLDDRDQTLAVRQAEVELQEAKRMLQRYISLNATEANIPQSTIDTAQSGVDLAEIRLSQRQVELSRRQITAPFSGRIGITDVEIGDRVDTSTMVTTLDDRSVLLVDFTVPESFIGKIVEGLQVHARQWESPDDNAMGTIVAVDSRVNSSTRAFRARAALDNSSDNLRPGMAFEIDASIAKGDYLSVPELAVQWGADGPYVWSAIDDRAQRSPVEMVRRVDGRMLIRGDVVEGQRVILEGIQSVRPGMKINDLSATQISAKPKADDAASNRQGS, from the coding sequence ATGGCTACGGTGGTAGCTGTGTTGTCTGTCGCTTGCTCCGAAGAGAATGAACCCCAATCAAAAAACAGCCGTGGATCCTGGGGTTCAAGAGAACTCCCTGTAACAACGGCACAGATTCAGCGAGCGCCGCTGATCGATACGATTAAGTCGGTAGGGACAGCCCGTGCTCAGCAGAGTGTAACGCTCTACCCAGAGAGTGCTGGTGTCGTCTCGTACGCGAAGCTTGCGCCCGATATGCCGGTATCTAAAGGCGAGACGCTTTTGAAGCTCGATGATCGAGATCAAACGCTTGCGGTTCGTCAGGCTGAGGTGGAATTGCAGGAAGCGAAGCGAATGCTCCAGCGCTATATTTCGCTCAACGCCACCGAGGCCAATATCCCTCAGAGCACAATCGATACAGCACAAAGCGGCGTCGATCTTGCTGAAATTCGTCTCTCCCAGAGGCAGGTTGAACTTTCACGGCGTCAGATTACAGCGCCGTTTTCAGGCCGCATCGGTATCACCGACGTTGAGATTGGCGATCGCGTCGACACATCCACTATGGTCACAACGCTCGACGATCGCAGCGTTTTGCTTGTCGACTTTACGGTGCCCGAGAGCTTCATCGGGAAAATTGTTGAAGGCCTGCAGGTACACGCTCGACAATGGGAGTCGCCTGATGACAACGCGATGGGAACCATTGTCGCTGTTGACTCAAGAGTTAACTCATCCACACGCGCCTTCCGCGCTCGTGCAGCGCTCGACAACAGCTCGGACAATCTCCGACCCGGTATGGCGTTTGAGATCGATGCCTCTATTGCCAAAGGTGATTATCTAAGTGTCCCCGAATTAGCCGTTCAATGGGGTGCAGATGGCCCGTATGTCTGGTCCGCGATAGACGATCGCGCGCAACGAAGCCCAGTTGAAATGGTTCGCAGGGTAGACGGGCGCATGCTTATTCGAGGAGACGTAGTAGAAGGGCAGCGCGTCATCCTTGAGGGAATCCAGAGTGTGCGGCCAGGGATGAAGATAAACGACCTATCTGCAACTCAAATTTCGGCAAAGCCCAAAGCCGACGATGCTGCATCCAACCGTCAAGGATCTTGA